DNA from Bacillus sp. Marseille-P3661:
AAATATTTTTTATTGGCGGTCGTTAAATATTTATTAGAAAGATTCGTTACCTCGTCCATATAATTTCTAAATTGGACTGGGATTTGCAATATACTGACCGCAATGAAGATACTGACAATGCCTATATTTACCTCAAGAGCATGTAACCAATCATCTAAACTTAAATTAAAATAAAAGAAAAGGATGTGTCCTATTAAAAATAAAGTGATGCCTAGTATTTTAGGTACTCGTTTCGAAAATAAAACAAGACCTAGTATGATGGCCATTAATAAGAAAAACAAGAGCAGTTTTTCATAAATAGCATGAAATGAAAAACCACTCAAGTAATATAAAACTACTGCAAGTAAGGAATAATTGGTCAACACCTTCACTTTATTTCCTAAGTTGCTCCAAACCTTTTCCCGAATCAGCCTTACCAAATTTTTTTTATATTCTACTTCCCCAATGATTGAGTGACCTCCTTACAGCAGATGGAATTAAACAGGTTATGTTGACTTCTTTCTATCTACTATACTGCTAATTTACTATAGACCTTTCTACATATCAGTTCGTCGGATAATTGCTTTTAATTCGGTATGTTCGTGCAAACCTTCAACGGCATGGCCTCTCCCAATTCCGCTTTGTTTATAGCCGCCAAAAGGCATGTTAACAGCTGATGCCCCTACTTGATGAATATTTATGAAGACACTTCCTGACTGAAGGCGTTTAGCTAATTGAAATCCACGCTCCTCATTTGACGTCCAGATCGAATTTCCTAATCCGAATTCAGTATCATTCGCAAATGATATGGCTTCCTCCTCCGTTTCAAATGGAACGATTGGGATAACCGGACCAAATTGTTCCTTTTGAACAATATCATCTTCATGGCTTACGCCTGTCACGATTCTTGGTAAAACATAATAGCCATCCTCTTCCTTTACACCTTCAACAAAGGCTCCAACTTGAGTCACTGTCGCATTACTGGTCTCAAGATCCTTAATTAACTTTTGCACACTTTCAAACTGCGGTTTATTATTAATTGGACCTAATGTCGCTTTTGGATTAAAGCCGTGCCCGACCTTTAAGTTATCTGCTGCAGCAGTAAATTTCTCGACGAACTCACTATATCTGTCTTTACTAACATAAATTCTCTTGATGGCATAACATATTTGACCGCAAAACGTAAATACACCTTTAATCATTTTATTTATCATTTCTTCATCTATATTTGCATCACTAAGCACAATGGCAGCATCATTCCCGCCTAATTCCATGCTGAAATTTTTGATCGTCTTAGAACCTTCACTTATTATCTTACTTCCTATTTCGGTACTTCCTGTAAACGTAATTTTACGCACCCTTGGATGCACTGTCATTTCATGGCCAACTGTAGAACCGGAGCCTAAAACAACGTTAAGTACACCGTTCGGCAACATACCTGCCATATGTCGAAGAATCTTTGTAAGTGTCAGCGGTGAAAAGGTCGAAGGTTTTAATACAACGGAATTCCCTGCAAGCAATGCCGGGGCAGCCATCATAAATCCCAATAATACTGGAAAGTTCCAAGGAACAATGACAGAAACAACCCCCATTGAATCTCGTGTTAAAACCATCTTCCCCTGTTCATTTTCAATCACTTTATCTTCATTTAATTCGTTTGTTAAAGTACTGTAATACTTCAAAACATTTACAGAAGCTACTAATTCTGCTTTCGCTTCAGATAGTAACTTCCCATTTTCCAATGCAAGGAGTTCTGTTAAAGACCCAATATTTTCTTCTATATACTTCGCAGTTGATTGCAAATACTCAGCTCTAGCGTCTGCTCCTAGTGCTGACCACTGCGGCCACGCAATATGTGCACACTCTACTGCTTTGTTCACATGTGCTTCATTCCCCATCGGTATCTCTCCAATAACAACTTTGAGATTCGCTGGGTCATGAAGTGTTAATTTTTCACTATTTGAAACAGATTCACCATTAATATACATATCCACAGAAAAGTTTTTCACGTTATTTACCTCCAGTAGATTTATAAAAAACATTAATGACCAGCTGCACAAATAACAGCGACTTGTACAGCCAACTTAGCTTCCATTTCAAGACCTACAAAATTCTCTTTTATTGTGATTGATTTTTCTCGTTTTACATTTGAAGTTACGACACAAATAACCCAACTCTAAGCGGTGTACACCTACCTGCAACGGCCACAGGTTGTTTGGCATTAGCAATTGGTTTAAGCGCTTTTTTCCTTATTCAATTTTGCAAGAAGGCATAAAAATGTTCTTGCCTTCTTGCCAAAAATGCTTTACTCATCAAATCATTTAGCCAAATAACTAAGTCATCGTTACTGTCTTTTCAGACTTACTCTTTCTTATTTGACTAAATAAAATATACAAAATTGTTACAACGGCCACAGCATTGAAAATCCAAGTTGAATTGGAAAAATTTATAGGTAAAAGTAGAAGAAAACCGCAGATACCTAAGACAATCCTTTTTCCAGAGTCGACTTGCTGTAAAAAAAAGCCTTCAACTGCAGATGCAAGAATAATACAGCCAACAACTGCTGTTGCAACAGACAAAATCATAGTTGAATAAACTATATCTCCCTTCAGCAGTAAGGAAGGAGAAAATACAAATATAAACGGAACAATATACCCTACCAACCCCAGCCGCATAGCTTGAAGTCCAATTTTGTTAGGACTCGCATTTGCAATGCTTGAAGCAGCAAAACATGCTAATGCAATCGGAGGTGTAAAATTTGACAAAATTGCAAAGTAAAAAACAAATAAATGAGCAGCCATAGGTTGAACCCCTAATTCAACTAGTGCCGGTGCTACCAATACAGCAACTAGTGTATAAGCTGCCACTGAGGGCATTCCCATACCTAATATCACGGCAACAATCGCACTTGTTATTAACAGTGGTAATAGTCCATATTCTCCGACGTAGCTAAGACTTAAAGCCAAATTAAACCCTAAACCAGTAACGCCGGTTACTCCGATAATAATCCCTGCTGCAGCTAACACAATACTTATTTCAAGTAATAATCTGCCGGTACCAACAAATGCATCAGTAATTAACTTGAAGAATTGTTTCCATAAATGTCTTTGAAATACAGTTAAAAACAGAAGACCTATACCCGTAGCATAAATACCCGCAAGTGTTGGTGGATATCCTAAGAAAAATAAGCTATAAATTAAAAAAGAAAATGGAGGTACAATAAGCCAACCTTTGATTAATGAATCTTTTATAGCAGGAAGATTATCCTTAGACAGGCGTTTAAATCCATCCCGCGCAGCAATAAAATCAACTTGTGCGAAAAGGCAAATATAAAAAAGTAAGGCAGGAATTAATGCAGCTAAAGCCACTTCACTATATGGAACCCCCATATAATCGGCAATAACAAAGGCTGCAATTCCCATAACAGGAGGCATAATTTGACCACCTGTTGAAGCAACTGCCTCAATCGCTCCAGCTTGTTCTGAAGTATATCCATTTTTTTTCATCATCGGAATTGTAATGGTACCTGTTATCATAACGTTTGTAACTGGACCGCCTGTTACACTTCCCACTGCACTTGATCCAACAATCGATGCTTTCGCTGGTCCTCCACGAAACCGTCCAAATAAGCTTAAGGCAATATTATTTATTTTATCGCCACCATTAAATGCAAGCAAGACTTGGCCAAAAAGGACAAATGTAAGCGCGATAGTAGCAGCAAGCCCAAACATATTTAAGGTACTACTTGCATCTAGGTAAAGATAATTAAATAGATTTTCAGGTTTAATTTGTTTACCACTAAGTGGTCCTGGAAAAAACGGTGCACTCCACGCGTAAAAAATAAAAATGGTCACGATCACTACTAGTATATTGCCTACCAATCTTCGAAGCGCTTCCATAAATAGCAATACCGCAATCACACTTAGGGCAATTCGCGTTGGAGTTAAATGTGTAAAAGTTAATGAAAGCTCCGGGTAATTAATAGCAACATTTAATCCTACTATTAGTCCAAGCATCGCTAAAACGAAGTCATACCAAGGAACTTTTGACTTCGTAGAACGCTTTGAAATTGGTACACTTAAAAAAATACAGAAAAGGATCAAACCTATGAACAAGCCAATGTATTGTTCTTCATAAATAGAGATACCGAATTTATATTGGAAACCCAATAAATAAAGAACTCCAACCACCGGTATTGCTGCCAGAGCTACCTTCAAAACAACAGCCATAGGACCCTTCAAATTTCTGTATCGCGAAAGATTGGTTTGCTCCATCTTTTCCCCCCTCTACCTATTAAGTTAGGAATACCCTTACAGCCTATTCGGCTAATTTAAGTAGTTCGTCTTGTAACGCTTGAACCTCATCCGTCCAAACACCTATTTCTTTAAAATATTTGATCGCTCCTGGATGATAAGGAACAGCAGGATTAGGATCAAACATTTGCTCTGGAACCCAAAGCTTTAGTGCAGCGTGTATTGGATGCAATTCTTCATAATTTTCAAATAGTGTTTTTACAATATCATAGGCCACATCATCTGATATGTCAGAATAGCTTGCAAGCATAGTTGGATATTGGGTAACAACTGTCTCTTCACCATCTAATATGCCTTCTGTTCTAACAGCCAGTGTAGTACCTGGAACCAATTCAGTAAGCGGTTTCATTACTTTCTCTGGTATATCATTATTTTTAACCTGTTCGACAGTTACATCCGCAAAATTTAGCACCCTTACCCCTATTGCATTATTTACTTCCATAATTGTTGGAGATGTAATTGAACCGGCAAAGACTGCATCCGCATTTCCTGTTTGTAACGCTTCCATGCCAGCTACAGAAGAAGGAACTGGAACTTTGACAATATCATCCCATCCTAACCCCACACCCCTCAACTGTGCTTCAAGAATATTAACTACAATTTGATTTCCCGCATAATCGGAGGTTGCTTTACGTCCCTTTAAATCCGATGTACTTTGAATTTCTGAGTCTTCGCGTACTGTATATCCAGCCGTGAACATCGGATTACCTCTAACAAGCATACGGACATTTTTATTTTGATCATACGTCGATTCTCCTCTGAAAGCCCAGGCTACATCAGGTACTGAAGCTACACCTAATTCCACATCCCCTTGATTCAGTAAAGGTATCCATGCATTTGGGCCTTCATAAGGAGTTACGGCTGCCTTATTTTGACCATTTTTACTAAGAATACTTGCTACGCCTGTTGCTACACTGTTATAAACGGACCCTTGTGGATGAGAAGCTATTGACACATTCACACCATTTCCGCCGCCGCTTCCACTATTTTCAGATTCACCCTTATTATTATCGGTGTTCGTTTCCTGCTGACCGCTACAAGCCACTAACATGATTAGCGACATGAACAAAATAGAAATGATAAACATATTTCGGTTCATTTTAAAACACATCCTTCTCATCTCATTTAATCTCCCAGCGCAGCTCAAAAGGCGCAAGGTTTGCCCCCGCGAGGTTATGGTTGGCGTTGGATTTTGCTAATTTGCTTGAATGTTCTGAATGAGCACCATTTTTTGGTTCATACAGTCTGAAAATCTCACGTACTGGGAGAAGGAATTTCTAGGCAAGCGGCTCATTACAAATGGGATCCATATTAAACCTGTTTCAATAAACACAAACTTCAATCCGAAAAGCGCTCAGGAATACCATTTTTAACGAGATTTGTCATTTTAACCATACTATAGAAAGGAAAACCTAATGCATGTGCAGAAATAAATCTATTTAATAGCTAAAATGTCATCCCTTTTTCTTCCAACAGCTTGTATAATGGCATATACGCGCCGCACATCTGTAACCTCCTTATTCAAATTTTGTATAAATAATTTGTGTTGCGAAATTCTATTAATCTATGTAATAAATCACCTCCTTAACTGAGGATATTTACATGAACACATAACGAGTTCATATGATCTATGATTTAATAGGCAAAAGACTATATCAACGTTTTACACTTAAAAGATATAACTGCAAACTGTTGATTTTTTCTACAGCCTACTAATCCACTGATTTAAAAGCTGACATTACAACACTTAATCCTTTTACGTTGAATTAGCAAATTACTTATAAATAAAACAACTAGTACTAAACCTTTGAAAAAGTATATTTAAATAAAGAACGGGTGGATTATATTATTATTGGAAAATGGGTGATAAATAAACTTGTAGTATAGTAGTATTTGCATTAATAAAGCGGAGATTTATAATATATTATTATGATTGGATTATTTTACATCGAATGAAAAATATATAAGTAAAATATAACATAATGATTTAGCAATCTTTTCATTGCTCACATAACTCTATAACTTAACTTTTCGCAGTAAAATATTGTTAATTTTTGAATTTTCTTAATTATATAATAAATAAAAGTTTTTTTCAATACTTGCTGTTTGATTTTTGCTTAATTTAATAATCCGTATAATAATCTATGGGAATCTAAAAGTTTTTTTCATTTTTTTAAATGAGTGACAGGACCACATAAGAAATTTGACTTTCTAAAACTAGAACTTAAACAATATATGTTTGTAAATCTTAATTACTAGAGGAATAGACATACAGCTCGATTTCGCACCCCTAGTTTAAAAATGCTAAAAAAGAAGGAGAGGATTTTATGTCTAACGTTATAGACCGAGTAAAAAAACTATTACCTACATTACCAGCTACCCTCAAAAGAATAGCTAATGTTGTTATAGATGATCCAGAATTTGTAGTTAAAGATAACCTAAATGGACTTGCGATAAAATCAAAAACTAGTGATGCTGCCGTCGTTCGGTTTGCCAAGCGAGTTGGATACAAAGGTTTCAGAGATCTTCAAATCAGCCTTGCTTATGAACTTGGGGATAGTCACACACAAATGGATCAAGAAATAGGGTTACACGCAAGTATCGAAACCATTGTTAACGTTTCTTCTAATGCAAATATACACGCCGTAACCGAGTCGCGGGAATTTTTGAATTATACCTCCGTGGAAAAAGTAATCAATATAATTAAAAAGGCTCGAATTGTTCATATTTTTGCACAAGGCATCAATTACTCAACAGGAATTGATTTATCCTATAATCTTATGAAACTTGGCATATTATGCAATGTTTATAATGATTCTTATATGCATGCAGTTGCTGGAGCTATTTCAAGCCCTGATGACGTTGCCTTGGCGATTTCTCATAGAGGTTCAAATAAAGAGGTGATTGAATCCTTAACCATTGCACGTCAACATCATGCAAAAACAATTGCTTTAACGACAAGGGTCAATTCGCCAATTACTAAAATTGCGGATATATCACTTTGTGTTGCAGAGAAGGAAATAGTATTTCAAGGCGAGCCTTTAACATCCAGAATGAGCATGATGCACCTTGTCGATATTTTATTCCTTGGAATAGCAGCAAACATGGACGGAAAATCTCTTCAACGCTTAAAGGAAGTAAAAGAAGTACTAAATGAAAAAAGAGATCCTATCCTCTAAAAAAACAGAGCCAGGGGGTCAGCTCATCCACTGGCCCAGGGGAAGAGCCAGAGGGACAGGTCCACTGGCCTATCGTATATATTCACGAATCATGCCACTGATCCTATCCCTCTGGCTCTAAACAAAAATAAGCGTGTCCCTTATCTAAGAGATACGCTTCAACTCAATTGCTATTTAATTCAGAGAACCAGCGGAAACCAGAGGGACAGAAACCAGAGGGACAGGTCCACCGGCACTGACTCATTAGCATATACATACTAACTTGCGCCACGGTACCTGTCCCCCTGGCCCTCACCCCTGGCCCTCTGGTCCTTCCTTAGGTTATTCAAATGTATTTTCTTTAAAAACTGATGGAGAGTTCTTAAACCCTTTTGTCGTAATAGCAAGGAAGATGATTCCTGCAGCTAACCAACAAAATCCAACTGTCTTTCCTATTACATCCATACCTACTAAAATATAACAACAAACTAGAAACCCTAGAATAGGAAACAAAACGTTTGTAATTAAAAATAGGCCAGATCGCTCTTTTCGTCGTATAAAATATTCTACAAAAACAGATAAGTTTACACATATAAAACCTATTAATGCACCAAATACAACGATCGAGAAGAACACACTTAATGGAATGAAAACTGCCCCAATATAACCAACCACAGCCATAAAAATAATACTATTCACTGGAGTCTTATGCTTAGGATGAAGTCGCGAAAAGAAGTTTGGTAAAACCTTGTCACGCCCCATACTGAATAACACTCTTGATGCTGCAGCCTGGCCAGCAAGCGCAGTTGAAATTCCCGAAATGGCGATAATCAGTGTACAAAACGTAGCAAGAGTTCCCCCACCAACTGAAAATGCAATTTCAAAAAATGCAGTATCTGCCGTTTCAAAAGAATTAAAATCCGGTTGTGCTACTGTTGCAAAATAAGCTTGAGCGATATAAAAAACAGTACTAACCACACAAGCCAACACAGCAGCTCTACCTACCATTTTCCCTGTAACATTTGAATCTTCTGCCATCGTGGTTACAGCGTCAAATCCGATATACGATAGAACAGCAATCGATGCTGCCGCCATTAAACTGTCCCAAGAAAATGTTTCAGGATTATAAATACCCTTAAATGTAAAGACCTCTCCATAGCCAACACCATTTGCTACTGCTTTTATAGCAACTATTACAAATGCCACAATGCTTAAAATCATAAAGATTGTCATAATAATATTTACCCGTGATGTTGTTTTAGCACCAAAATAATTACATATTGTAACTGGGACTAAAAATACTAGTAACAGCACCCAAAGCGGAATAAATGGTAAGAGTTCCGATAAAAATAAAGCACTTACTTTATAGATTAACATTGGGAAAATTAGATAATCTAACATAATAGACCAGCCCGCAATAAAACCCACATTTGAATGAACAGCTTGTGATGTGTAACTATACGTTGAGCCAGCAATTGGGTATGCTTGAGCCATTTTACCGTAACAGTAAGCTGTAAATAGCATAGCAATTAAACCAATTAAGTAGGCTAAAACGGCATGACCTTGAGATACTTGAGCAAGAGCACCAAATAGTGTTTGAGCTGAAACCGGTGCCATAAATACCATTCCAAAAATAACTAAATCCCGAGTTTTTAATACTTTCTTAAATTCCTGTTTATATCCAAATTGTTCGATCCCCTGTGTTTTTGAGGACTCTAAACTAGAATAAGACATGATTCTCCCCCAATCCTTATGTTGTTAACCAAGCATGGACCAGATAATATCTTTAAGAAACTGTTATACTATATCCATCAAATTATGGCCTGGTGTTAGCTAATTTTCTTATCTCTTCTATTAAAATAAGCTAGATTATAGGAACCGGTTTCATTAACCCGTTCCTACTGTCCTTCTAGGACTCAATTTATAAGGTTCTAAATATATTTTAATAGTCTTATTCATGTTATAAATACCAAACTTAGTCGTTAGACCATCCTTTTATATTAACAATAACGATTCTGTGGATTAAAATAATGCCAACAACCTCTTAGTTTACTTTTTTATTAGACTGCCATATATTGTTCGATTCTTAATCTAGAGTTTTGATCTACCAAATCGTTAATTACGATTTGCCCTTGGTTCATTACTGCGTAAGAATGGGCTACACTTAGGGCAAAATCAACGTTTTGCTCTACAAGTAAAACCGATACCCCTTGTTCATTCATTTTTCGTAATGCATTTGAAATATTATCAATGACAGAAGGCTGGACACCCTCTGTAATCTCATCCAATATAATTAGTTTTGGTGATCGAATCATGGCCCTTGCCATAAGCAACATCTTCTTTTCTCCACCACTTAACGTACCCGCCTCTTGTTTCAATCTTTCCTTAAGGATTGGGAAAATTCGAAAAGCTTCCTCGCAAATGGTGCTAAAACTTGTACTTTGACGTGGAAGGCCCACCTTCAGATTTTGCTCCACGCTTAAATTATCAAATAATGCTGATTCCTGGGGTGCATAAGCAATCCCCATATTTGCAATCTGGAACGGTTTTAGTCCTGTAATCCTAGCTCCGTCAAATGAGATTTCTCCCTCAAATGTTTCAACAATTCCCATGATAGTCTTTAATAGAGTGGATTTCCCTACACCATTTCTTCCCAATACACATAAGATCTTACCGTATTCAACCTTTAATTGTATTTCTCTGTCAATGACCGTTCGCCCATATCCCGAAGACATCCTGTTTATTTCCATTAGACTCATGTTGCCCTTCCCCCTAAATACACTCTCTTAACAAGCTCATTCCCAGTAACGTCTTGTACAGTCCCATCTGCCATAATTGTCCCATCATGTAAAACGGTTACCCTATCAGAGATTTCCTTTACAAAATCCACATCATGTTCGATGACTAGTAGGGAAATATTATCCTTACGCGCAAGTTGTGTCAGCATTTTCCCTATGTTTCTCCGCTCATGTAAAGTTAAACCTGCAGTAGGTTCATCTAAAAATAATACTTTCGGTTCAAGCGCGATTGACATACATAGTTCCAGCAATTGCTGGTCTCCATGGACTAGGTTATCTGCCTCAACTGATAACTTTTCCGATAACCCGCTTTGGCGCAGCAACTGTTCAGCGGAAGGCGTTAAAGTTAACGTATTTGTTCTTTTAAAGAAAGAAGGGAACTTACCTTTTCCTGCTGCTAATTGTAAGTTTTCAGCTACCGTTAATGAACCAATTATATTTGTGGATTGAAATGTCCGAGCTATTCCCAAGCGAACGATGTCCTCTGGTTTCTTATTCTCGATTCTTTGTCCCTCTAACTCCACAGCTCCTGTTGGAATATTCCGTCCTGTAAGACTGTTTATCAATGTTGATTTTCCTGCTCCATTTGGTCCGATAATACATAACAATTCTCCACTGTTTAACTTCAAATCTATACCTTTTAGTATATTAAGAGATCCAAATGAAACCTTAAGATTTTGAATATTTAGAATACCATTTCCGTGTTGTTTACTTTGAGAAGGGGGCTTCACCACAACTTGATATTGGTTTTCCTTATCCGATGTTTTTTTGTTAAGCAGTGAATACAATCCATTTGGCATAAACACTACGACAAACACGAAGAGCAGTCCAAGTAGCACTTGCCACACATAAGGAAAACTTTCAATAAAATACGGTTCTAAAATATTAATTAATAATGCTCCAATAACTGCACCCACTAGCTTGCCGCGTCCACCGATTGCAACCCACACGATAACCTGCGTAGCTAAAACAAAATTCAATAGACTAGGTGAAACGAATCCTGAGTAAGGAGCATATAGAACGCCGGCTAAACCTGCAATGGTCCCTGAGAGAACAAACATTAACGTCCGAACCCACGCTGTTTTGTAACCCATAAAGCGAGTTCGCTCTTCATTATCCCTAACAGCAACAACCACTTTTCCCATATTACTGTTCAAAAATTTGTACGAAAGGTAAAGAACGGATACAAAAAAGAAAAAAATAACAAAGTAAAGCGGAATTCCAGATAAGGGATATCCAGGCAAGCCATTTAATCCATTTTGCCCCCCCGTCAATTGAGGGAAACGGAGTGCCACTTGTTCCGCCAGTAGAGATAATGACAGGGTAATGACCCCGATATAAAATAGACTCGACTTAGTAAAAAAAAGAAACATACTAACGACAAGAGCCAGCAGTGCCGGAAGAGCAATGCCCAAAACGACTCCCAAAGCAATAGAAACACTTGAATCCCACTGCAATGCAGTGATAGCAAAGGCGTACGAACCCAAACCAAAAAACACACTGTGCCCCAAAGATAGGATACCACCATATCCCCATGCCAAATCAAGACTTATAGCAAAAATAGCAAATATCAAGACCTTCCCAATCAATGATAAAAAGTAATCAGTTGATACGAAAGGCAATAACAATAACAGAAGACAAATGATAGTAAGGTGCTTAATAGTAGTATTTTTCAAGAAATAATTGTTTAACAAAAACATCACCCTATCGTTCCTAAGATAAATTGGTTTTTCGGAATCTCATAATTACCATTGCCAGAACCACGATCGAAATGCTTCCCCAGATTGAATCGTACCAGAAAGAAATCAATGTTTGGGATCCTCCTAAGATAGTAGCGCTTCCTGCAACCCCTAGTATAGACCCCATCCCACCAACCAACACTAAAAAAAAGGCATTCATTACGTAGCAAACCCCCATCCCAGGGTATACACTAACAAAAGGAGCAAGTAGAGCTCCTGCAAACCCCGCCAATGCACTACCTACCACAAAGGTAGTAGTATAAGCCCTATTTACATTAATACCTAGCGAGGAAGATAATACCGGATCTTTAATTACAGCTCGAACCGTTACCCCTACGTTTGTTTTACGTTCTATTAAAACAAGCATGATTACAACGGCTATTGCAATGAAGACGATAAGTATACGGTAAAGCGGATAACTTACATCGAACATCGACACAGATTGATCTATAGGCATTGGTACTGGTTTGTAGTTTTTTCCAAAGATCATCTCAATGCATTGCCGTATTACAATTCCTACTCCCCACGTTGCAAGAATAGACTCCATGATCTTGCCATAAAGACGACGAATCAATAGCCTCTCCAAAACCAGTCCAAATAATGCTACAACAATAGGTGCAATAAGCAGCGCTAACCATGGACTCAATCCAAGGCTAGTAGTTAGGTAGGCCGAATAAGCTCCTAACATCAAAAGCTCTCCATGCGCCAAATTCACTACACCCATTAATCCAAATATAATTGCGAGTCCGATAGCGACAAGGAATAATATCGCTATCGAACTAATAACATCTAAACCTACAATCGTTGCGGTTACCAATTAAACCACTCTCCAAAATTCGGATTGAATCTTTCTAACCTTATCGACGGCTTCGGATTGGTCAAATGATACTTTGTTTTCAGGGAGTTCGTTGAAAATACTTTGAAACGGATCTTCCACTCCACTCTCTAGACCACTTAGACATTCAATAACCTTCAATGTACAAAACGGTACATATGTTGAACTATATCCTCCTTCATGACAAGCCACAAGACGTCCGTTACAGTGACGGTCAGCTATTCCCTTCACAATTGAAGCCATTTTATAAAATCCTTCTGCTGTTACTTGCATCCGACCAAGCGGATCATAAATACTTGGGTCTTGCCCAGCCGATACTATCACTAGTTCAGGCATAAACTCATCAGCAATCGGAACGACGATATTCTCTAGCGCATAGAGGTACCCTGCATTTCCTGTTCCAGCTGGTAATGGAATATTAACGTTGTACCCTTTTCCTGGACCTTCTCCTATATCTTCTGCATTTCCCCCTCCAGGAGGAATAGTCCCATGTTGGTGCAGTGAAAAAAATAATATATTAGGATCATCATAAAATGCATGTTCAATACCATTTCCATGATGTACATCCCAATCTATAATCATAATACGTTTTAAACCATACTTTTCCCTGGCGTAATGCGCCGCGATGACAGCGTTAT
Protein-coding regions in this window:
- a CDS encoding aldehyde dehydrogenase family protein; translated protein: MKNFSVDMYINGESVSNSEKLTLHDPANLKVVIGEIPMGNEAHVNKAVECAHIAWPQWSALGADARAEYLQSTAKYIEENIGSLTELLALENGKLLSEAKAELVASVNVLKYYSTLTNELNEDKVIENEQGKMVLTRDSMGVVSVIVPWNFPVLLGFMMAAPALLAGNSVVLKPSTFSPLTLTKILRHMAGMLPNGVLNVVLGSGSTVGHEMTVHPRVRKITFTGSTEIGSKIISEGSKTIKNFSMELGGNDAAIVLSDANIDEEMINKMIKGVFTFCGQICYAIKRIYVSKDRYSEFVEKFTAAADNLKVGHGFNPKATLGPINNKPQFESVQKLIKDLETSNATVTQVGAFVEGVKEEDGYYVLPRIVTGVSHEDDIVQKEQFGPVIPIVPFETEEEAISFANDTEFGLGNSIWTSNEERGFQLAKRLQSGSVFINIHQVGASAVNMPFGGYKQSGIGRGHAVEGLHEHTELKAIIRRTDM
- a CDS encoding TRAP transporter permease is translated as MEQTNLSRYRNLKGPMAVVLKVALAAIPVVGVLYLLGFQYKFGISIYEEQYIGLFIGLILFCIFLSVPISKRSTKSKVPWYDFVLAMLGLIVGLNVAINYPELSLTFTHLTPTRIALSVIAVLLFMEALRRLVGNILVVIVTIFIFYAWSAPFFPGPLSGKQIKPENLFNYLYLDASSTLNMFGLAATIALTFVLFGQVLLAFNGGDKINNIALSLFGRFRGGPAKASIVGSSAVGSVTGGPVTNVMITGTITIPMMKKNGYTSEQAGAIEAVASTGGQIMPPVMGIAAFVIADYMGVPYSEVALAALIPALLFYICLFAQVDFIAARDGFKRLSKDNLPAIKDSLIKGWLIVPPFSFLIYSLFFLGYPPTLAGIYATGIGLLFLTVFQRHLWKQFFKLITDAFVGTGRLLLEISIVLAAAGIIIGVTGVTGLGFNLALSLSYVGEYGLLPLLITSAIVAVILGMGMPSVAAYTLVAVLVAPALVELGVQPMAAHLFVFYFAILSNFTPPIALACFAASSIANASPNKIGLQAMRLGLVGYIVPFIFVFSPSLLLKGDIVYSTMILSVATAVVGCIILASAVEGFFLQQVDSGKRIVLGICGFLLLLPINFSNSTWIFNAVAVVTILYILFSQIRKSKSEKTVTMT
- a CDS encoding TAXI family TRAP transporter solute-binding subunit, translated to MNRNMFIISILFMSLIMLVACSGQQETNTDNNKGESENSGSGGGNGVNVSIASHPQGSVYNSVATGVASILSKNGQNKAAVTPYEGPNAWIPLLNQGDVELGVASVPDVAWAFRGESTYDQNKNVRMLVRGNPMFTAGYTVREDSEIQSTSDLKGRKATSDYAGNQIVVNILEAQLRGVGLGWDDIVKVPVPSSVAGMEALQTGNADAVFAGSITSPTIMEVNNAIGVRVLNFADVTVEQVKNNDIPEKVMKPLTELVPGTTLAVRTEGILDGEETVVTQYPTMLASYSDISDDVAYDIVKTLFENYEELHPIHAALKLWVPEQMFDPNPAVPYHPGAIKYFKEIGVWTDEVQALQDELLKLAE
- a CDS encoding MurR/RpiR family transcriptional regulator, which encodes MSNVIDRVKKLLPTLPATLKRIANVVIDDPEFVVKDNLNGLAIKSKTSDAAVVRFAKRVGYKGFRDLQISLAYELGDSHTQMDQEIGLHASIETIVNVSSNANIHAVTESREFLNYTSVEKVINIIKKARIVHIFAQGINYSTGIDLSYNLMKLGILCNVYNDSYMHAVAGAISSPDDVALAISHRGSNKEVIESLTIARQHHAKTIALTTRVNSPITKIADISLCVAEKEIVFQGEPLTSRMSMMHLVDILFLGIAANMDGKSLQRLKEVKEVLNEKRDPIL
- a CDS encoding APC family permease, translating into MSYSSLESSKTQGIEQFGYKQEFKKVLKTRDLVIFGMVFMAPVSAQTLFGALAQVSQGHAVLAYLIGLIAMLFTAYCYGKMAQAYPIAGSTYSYTSQAVHSNVGFIAGWSIMLDYLIFPMLIYKVSALFLSELLPFIPLWVLLLVFLVPVTICNYFGAKTTSRVNIIMTIFMILSIVAFVIVAIKAVANGVGYGEVFTFKGIYNPETFSWDSLMAAASIAVLSYIGFDAVTTMAEDSNVTGKMVGRAAVLACVVSTVFYIAQAYFATVAQPDFNSFETADTAFFEIAFSVGGGTLATFCTLIIAISGISTALAGQAAASRVLFSMGRDKVLPNFFSRLHPKHKTPVNSIIFMAVVGYIGAVFIPLSVFFSIVVFGALIGFICVNLSVFVEYFIRRKERSGLFLITNVLFPILGFLVCCYILVGMDVIGKTVGFCWLAAGIIFLAITTKGFKNSPSVFKENTFE